A region of the Allorhizobium pseudoryzae genome:
CAGGAAATTGCCATTGCCGTGCCATGGGTCCACTTTCGTCCAGCCAGCGACGGATTGCTCTATCGCTTCGTTCGTACTTATATTATTGTTCGATTTATCCGCACAAGCCTGGCTTCCAGGATAACTCTGTTCCAAAATTATGGATAATTGTGCGCTGCATGAGGAAGGACGGTCGAGGATGGACCAACTGACAGCCATGAGGGTTTTCACCCGGGTCGTGGAGACCGGCAATTTCTCCAAGGCCGCGCTCTCGCTGAAAATGCCCAAAACCACGGTGACCAATCTGGTTCAGGGGCTGGAGGGGCATCTTGGAACGAAGCTTCTCAACCGCACGACGCGCCAGGTGGTGGTCACAAATGACGGCGCGCTCTACTATGAACGCGCATCCCGGCTTCTGGCTGACCTGGATGAGCTGGATGGCAGCGTGTCGAGCTCGCAGGCCCAGCCGTCCGGCAAGGTTCGCGTGGCCTTATCGGGGGCATTTGCCGACCAGATCATCATGCCGGCGCTCTGTGATTTTCACAGCCGGTATCCCAAGATCCAGCTGGAACTGGATATCGGCGACCGGATCGTCGATTACATTGCCGAGAACGTCGATTGCGCCCTGAGGGGAGGAACGCCCAATGACCAGTCGTTGGTGGCGCGAAAGGTGGCGGAACTCGAACTGCGGACCTATGCGGCGCCACTTTATCTCGAGAAGCGGGGCATGCCCAAGCATCCGGATGATCTGCGAAGCGGTCACGCCGGCATCGGTTATATGAAGGCCTATGCCGGTCGCAATTTTCCGATGGTCTTCCGGCAGGACGACACCGTGATCGAAGTCCAGCCCGATTATGTCATCTCCGTCAATGATGCGCGCAGTTACGTGGCGGCTGCGACCGCCGGTATCGGCATCGCGCAGGCCGCATGCTTCATGGCGCGCGATGCCGTCGAGCGCGGCGAACTGGTCGAGATCTTGCCGGAGTGGCGACGCGACCCCATTCCGCTTTACATCGTCTACCCGCAGACCCGGCATCTCAGCAACAAGGTGCGGGTCTTTGTCGACTGGCTGGCGAAGCTGTTGCAGGATGTGGAGCGGGCTCAGCGCAATGGCAATGCCGTGTGTCTTCGACCGCCAGAGGCCGCAGAGATCGAGATCATGTCTGCAACCCAAAGATTGTCCGCTTGATGGCGACCCGGCGAAGCGCAAGGCGGCGCCGGGTCATGTCGCAGAGGCTGTTGGGTCAGGCGACGTTCTGGGCCGGTCCGAAACCGGCGAGCGCCGCACCGGAATCGGAGAAGAGCCGGGCGAGGTCGATGATGACGACGAAACCGCCATTGCGGCGCACGACGCCGGCAATGTAATCGGAGCGCCAGCGGATGCCGATGTCCGGCGCGTTCTCGATCTGGCCGCTCTGGAACGGCACCACCTCATAGACGCGGTCCGCCACCAGGCCGAGGGCCAGAACCCGCCCCTCGACCGGCACGTCCAGCACCAGGATGCGGGTATGTGGTGTCTTTTCGGTGCGGCTCATGCCGAGCCTCAGGCGCAGATCGATGACAGGCACGCCCTGGCCGCGCACATCCCGAAGACCCAGAAGATAATCCGGCCCATGCGGGATCTTGAACGGCTCCTCGTGGTCCAGGATCTCCCGGACCACATCGACCGGCACGGCAAAGATTTCCTCGCCGAGGCTGAACGTCACGAACTGCGCTTCTGAGGCTGTCGACATGGGTTAGGCACTTTCCCGAAAGTTGATGTCATCGTCATCCGGTCCGCCCATCGACAGATCGAGGGCAAACCCTTTTACACGCGCCTGCTGGGCAGAGACGGTTGCATCGGGTCGACGCTGCGACGGCGATTTTTGCGAGACCGGTTTGTAGGATTGGCTCTTGGCAGCCGAACTCGTCCGGCTCCCCCCTGCGCGCTCAAGGCGGAAGAAGGCGATGGACGCCTGCAGTTCTTCCGCCTGCGCCGCGAGCTCTTCGGACGTCGCCGACATTTGTTCAGACGCAGAGGCGTTCTGCTGCGTCACGCGGTCGAGCTGCTGGATGGCTTCGTTGATCTGGCTCGCACCGACATCCTGCTCGCGGCAGGCGGCGGAGATTTCCGACACGAGTTCCGCCGTCTTCTGGATGTCCGGAACCAACCGGTTCAGCATCTCGCCGGCCTCGGTCGCGACCTGGACGGTGGTGCCGGACAGGGCCGAGATTTCGGCGGCAGCGGCCTGGCTGCGTTCGGCCAGCTTGCGCACTTCCGATGCCACGACCGCAAACCCCTTGCCGTGTTCGCCGGCACGGGCGGCTTCCACCGCCGCGTTGAGGGCGAGTAGATCGGTCTGGCGGGCGATTTCCTGGACGATGGAGATCTTTTCGGCGATCGTGCGCATCGCGCCGACAGCCTTGTTGACGGCCTGGCCCGAGCCTTCCGCATCCCGCGAGGACTGGCGGGCGATCTTTTCCGTCTGGGAGGCGTTTTCGGCGTTCTGCTTGATATTGGCCGCCATCTCTTCCATCGAGGCGGAGACCTGCTCGGCGGCAGAGGCCTGTTCGGTGGCACCCTGGGAGAGCTGCTCGGAGCTTGCCGAGAGTTCCTGGCTGCCGGAGGATACGTTGTCCGCGGCCGAAAGTGCATCGCCGACGACGCCGCGAAGGCGTTCGATCATCGCTTCCAACGCGATGCCCAGCGAGTCAGCATCCGATTGACGGCGCGCATCGACCGTCAGATTACCTTCCGAGATAGCCGTGGCGATAGCCGCCGTCTGCTGGAGGTATCGGCTCATATTCTGCATTGACAGGCCGAGCGTATCCTTGTCCGACAGGACCTTGATCGCAACGCTCACGTCGCCGATAGCGATACGATCCGCGACGTTTGCAGTTTGACGCAGGTTTTCCGTCATCAGGTTCACGGTCTCGATGACGTCCTTGATCTCATCATTGGAGGTGACGGCAAGCTTGGCATCGAGGTCGCCGATCGCGATAGCGCTTGCCGCGGCCTGAATCTGTCCGAGTCCTCGGCGTATCCCGCGGAGGATGACATAGGAGGCGATCAGTCCGATGACCAAGGCCACGATCAACAGGGCTGCGATGGTGACGGTGGCAGCCTGCTTGGTGGCGACGGCGTGCTCCTCGGCCGTCACCATCTGCGTCTTGTTGGTCGCCATTCGGGTGGAAAGCGTGGCTTCCACCTTGGACATCAGCGGCTCGCTCTTCTTCTCGAAAACGGCGACGGCCTCCTGCTGTCTGCCGGCCTGGACCAGAGCCCTGATCTCGTCATCGATGCGGGCGATCTCGTCGGCGATGACCACAAGCTCGGCATAGGCTTTCTTGCCGGCCTCGGTTTCAGCGCGCTCGGCAGCCCAAACAGCGCTATCCTTGAAGGCCTTGCGGCTGGCATCACTGATCTCGATCTGGCGGGCTGCCTCGTCCGTCGATTTGGCTTCAACCAGGGCCATCTGGGCCTCGGCAATTTTCATCTGGTCGATCACCATGCCAAGCCCATTGGCCTGTCGGGCTACAGGTCCGCCAATGACATCGTGCAGCGTTTCGCCGGCGTCATTAACGGCATAAACGCTGTAGCCACCCATGCCGAGCATCAGGGTGAGAAGCAGGGCGAATGTCGCTGTCAGTTTCGTCTTGATGGTTAGGCGCATCACAATTCTTCCTCACGCGTGAGCGGTTCTGGTATATCCGGTCCCCCCAGAACGGAATTGCTTACGTCAGATCGGCAGAGCGCTGCTGCGCTCTGCCCTGGCAGTCATTTACGCACTCTGCCGGAAGGCCGCATCGTCCTCGTCCGGTCCGCCCATGGAAAGATCGAGGGCAAAGCCCTGGACCCGTGCCTGCTGGGCTGCAACATGATTGCTCTGTGGAGCGCGTGGCGCGGATGCAGCGGGACGGGCGCCCGCCGCCTTTTGCCTCGACGGGCTGCTTGCTGCTTTGCCCGTGTGGCTGCGCGGCGCGGACTTCGCCCGCTCGACGCGGAAGAAGGCGATGGAGGCCTGCAGCTCTTCCGCCTGGGCGGCGAGTTCTTCCGAGGTCGCGGACATCTCTTCCGAGGCCGAGGCATTCTGCTGCGTCACGCGATCAAGCTGCTGGATCGCCTCGTTGATCTGGCTCGCGCCGACATCCTGTTCGCGGCAGGCGGCCGAGATTTCCGACACGAGTTCCGCCGTCTTCTGGATGTCCGGAACCAACCGGTTCAGCATCTCGCCGGCTTCGGTCGCGACCTGCACGGTGTCACCGGAGAGGGCCGAGATTTCCGCGGCAGCGGCCTGACTGCGTTCGGCCAGCTTGCGGACTTCGGAGGCGACGACCGCAAAACCCTTGCCATGTTCGCCGGCACGGGCGGCTTCCACCGCCGCGTTGAGGGCGAGCAGGTCGGTCTGGCGGGCAATTTCCTGAACAATCGAGATCTTTTCGGCGATCGTGCGCATTGCGCCGACGGCCTTGTTGACGGCCTGGCCCGAGCTTTCCGCGTCGCGCGAGGACTGGCGGGCGATCTTTTCGGTCTGGGCGGCGTTTTCGGCATTCTGCTTGATGTTGGCGGCCATTTCTTCCATGGCGGCAGACGCCTGCTCGGCGGCGGAGGCTTGTTCGGTGGCACCCTGGGAGAGCTGCTCGGAGCTTGCCGACAGTTCCTGGCTGCCGGACGAAACATTGTCGGAGGCAGACAGCGCGTCGTCAACGACACCGCGCAGGCGTTCGACCATCCGGCCGAGCGCGATGCCGAGCGTATCCTTATCGGAGAGGGCCTTCGGCTGCACCATCAGGTCTCCACCGGCGATCTGATCGGCGACCGACGCGGTTTCCCGCAGGTTGGACGTCATCTTCTGAAGCGACTGGACCAGGTCCCGAATTTCATCGTTCGACGGATGGCTGACGTCTTGGTTCAGGTCACCGATCGCAACCGCATCAGCCAGACCGACAGCGCGGCGAAGACCGCGGCTGATGTTGAGCGAAATCCAGATCGCGGCGATTGCGGCAAAGATGATCGATGCGGCGACAATGCCAAGCAACAGGGTGCGCGATTGATCATACTGCGCGTTGGTTGCTTGGTCGGTGGCGCTGAGATCGGTTGCAATGGCTTGGTTGAGGCGACCCAGGGCGGCCAGCAACGTGTCGGTGGCTTTTGCGCCTTCACCCATGGAAATCTCGCCGGCGCGTGCATTGGACTCCGTTGTATTCTCGCGGGCGAGCACAAGGATCTGGTCCTGGACCAGCAGCCAGGCGGGATAGCTGGCGCGGAATTCGGCAATACGGTCCTTCACACCCTGCGCCTGTTCCTTGTCCAGTTCAGACAGCAACTCCTGGATACGCTGGCGTGCCGTGACGATTTCCTGGCTATAGCCACTGATCTTGCTTGGATCCGTATTCAGGATGGCGTTCTTCTCGGCCCGGATCGAAATGTAGACAGTGTCGGACAGGTCGCTGGAATTGCGCAGATTGGCGGCCGGGCCCTGAATGATGTCGGTGATCGAGCTATTCAGGCTTGAGAGGTTGGTGATCGCAACAACGGCCATTCCCACCATGGCGGCTAGGATAGCGCCAAAGATCAATGCCAGTTTGAGTTTGATGGTGAACCGCATTTTGAGTCCCTTCAATGAGCAGATTCAGTCTGTTGAGGACGATACATCCGTCCAGTTGCCATGCCGCCCGGCATGGCGAGATCTCGCTCATGAGACCCTTGCGTGGTTCGTTCCTGCCGTCCCCTTATCGACTTGTGCGATCGACAGGCCCGTCGGACCGTTCTCTTCGCTCGCTCTGAGCGGAGAAGATTGTTTTGAGGTTTGGAATGATGATGAACTCGCCGTGTCGTCGGACGAGGCAGTCGATGAAGTCGGGCCTCCAGCGCATGCCGACGCTGGGCGGCGGTTCGCCGTGGGATTTTTCGAGCGTGGTGACCTCGTGCACCTTGTCGGTGCGGATGCCGGTCAGCGTCGGCTCGTCGTCGATGTCGAGTTCCAGCACGATAATGCGGCTGTCGATGGTGGTGGTGGTCGCCTCCATGCCGAAGGCGAGCCGGATGTCGGCGAGCGGAATGACCTTGCCGCGGAAGTTGATGACGCTGCCGACGAAGGGTTTGGCCCCGGGCACCGGCGTTTCCGGCAGGAGATCGAGGATTTCCTGGACATGGACCGCTTCGAGCGCGAACATTTCTCCCGCGATCTCGAAGGTGAGGACTTCCAGTTCCTCGCGACCGTCCCAGAGGTGTTCGGGTAGCTTGCGCAGTGCTTCACTCATCCTGCCGCGCGCAAATGCGCCTCCTGTTGCTGGCCGGCCGCCACCAAATGGGCGACATCGAGGATCAGGGCGACGCCGCCGTCGCCGAGGATCGTGGCGCCCGAGAAGGTCACCACGTCATGATGCAGTTTGGACATCGCCTTGATCACCGTCTGGTGGTCGCCGATGATCTGGTCGACGACGAGGCCGACCCGTTCGGCCCCCGTCGAGATCACCACCACCTTCTGGAAGGGATCGGGCTTGGTGCCGGTCCGGAACAGATCGCGCAGGCGGATGAAGGGCACCAGGCTGTCGCGCAGCGAGATGAAGCTGCGGCCGCGCGAGCGCATGTCCTCTTCGACGGAGAGTTCGAGGCACTCTTCCACCGCCGAGAGCGGGATGACGTAACGGCCGGAGCCGACCCGCACGAGCAGGCCGTCGATGATGGCAAGCGTCAGCGGGATGGCGAGCGAGATCTCCGAGCCTTCGCCGGGCCTCGAGACGACGTTGATCGTGCCGCGCAGCGCATCGATGGTGCGCTTGACGACATCCATGCCGACGCCACGACCAGAGAGATTGGTCACCTGCTGGGCGGTGGAGAAGCCGGGCTGGAAGATCAGCTGCAAAAGGTCCTGGTCGGAGAGGCTGGCATTGGCGGCGATCAGGCCGGAACTTTCCGCCTTGGCGCGCACCCGCTCGCGGTTGATGCCGCGGCCGTCGTCCTTGATGGTGATGATCACTTCGCCGGCCTGCTGGCGGGCGGAGAGGAAGATGCGGCCCGTCGGCGACTTGCCGGCCGCGCGGCGCTCGTCGGCGCTTTCGAGGCCATGGTCGCAGGAATTGCGCACCAGGTGGACGAGCGGATCGGCCAGCCGTTCGATGACGCTCTTGTCCACCTCGGTGGTCTCGCCTTCGGTGACGAGCTCGATCGCCTTGCCGGTCTCGATGGCCAGATCATGCACGAGGCGGCGGAAGCGGCCAAAAAGCTGAGCGACGGGCACCATGCGCAGCACCATCATCGTGTCGCGCAGCTCGCCCGACAGGCGCTCCACATCTTCGGAGACCGCGCGCAGCATCAGGTCGCCGCTGACGCCGGCGAGCTGACTGAGGCGCGACTGGGCAATCACCAGCTCGCCGACGCGGTCCATCAACTCGTCGAGGCGCTCGGCCGGAACACGGACGTTTTCGGCGGCCTTCTGCTGCTTGGCATCGGCCTGGGCGGCGCCCCGGCCAGAAGCGGCGGGCGCGGCCGGCGCTGCAGCAGGTGCCGCGGCAACCGCTGCGGCCGATGTGGACTGGGTGGACGGGGCAACAGGAGCGGCCGGTGCGGCGGCTGCAACCGGCGCAGGCGTTGCCTGCGGGGCGGGGGGCTCGGCCGTCGTGCCCTGTGGTTCGACCACCGTCACCTCGAGCTGCATCTCGTCCATGACGAAGATGAACACGTCGTCGATCGCATCGCGCGGCTTGTCGGTTGAAAGCTCCACCTCCCAGCACACATAGAGATCGGTGGCAATCAGGTCGTCGATCGCCGGAATGCGGCTGAGATCGGCCCGGATGGTTGCCGTCCCGAGCTCGGCCAGCTCGTCCAGAAGCCCGATCGGATTGGTGCCGTTCGCCATGGCGTTCTGCGGCAGGCTGAAGCGGATCTTGTAGGTGACGATCCCGGATTTTTGTCCGGATTGTCCCGCGGCAGCGCTCGAAGCAGTTTCGACCGGTGCAGCCGGCGTGGCGGCAGCTGCCTGAGGCGCCGCGCCTGCCGGATGGCCGGCAGCGGCGACGGCGGCGCGCAGCCTGGTAAGAAGTGTTTCGCTTGCCGCATCATGATCGCCACCGGGCACCTCGATCAGCGCCC
Encoded here:
- a CDS encoding LysR family transcriptional regulator codes for the protein MDQLTAMRVFTRVVETGNFSKAALSLKMPKTTVTNLVQGLEGHLGTKLLNRTTRQVVVTNDGALYYERASRLLADLDELDGSVSSSQAQPSGKVRVALSGAFADQIIMPALCDFHSRYPKIQLELDIGDRIVDYIAENVDCALRGGTPNDQSLVARKVAELELRTYAAPLYLEKRGMPKHPDDLRSGHAGIGYMKAYAGRNFPMVFRQDDTVIEVQPDYVISVNDARSYVAAATAGIGIAQAACFMARDAVERGELVEILPEWRRDPIPLYIVYPQTRHLSNKVRVFVDWLAKLLQDVERAQRNGNAVCLRPPEAAEIEIMSATQRLSA
- a CDS encoding chemotaxis protein CheA, which translates into the protein MSFPDPIAVFRTEAAELLEQVESGLLDLNHDLSDKEQVDAVFRGLHTLKGSGAMFGFEALAAFTHHCETAFDQVRKGIVPATHDLVTAVLGATDHMRALIEVPGGDHDAASETLLTRLRAAVAAAGHPAGAAPQAAAATPAAPVETASSAAAGQSGQKSGIVTYKIRFSLPQNAMANGTNPIGLLDELAELGTATIRADLSRIPAIDDLIATDLYVCWEVELSTDKPRDAIDDVFIFVMDEMQLEVTVVEPQGTTAEPPAPQATPAPVAAAAPAAPVAPSTQSTSAAAVAAAPAAAPAAPAASGRGAAQADAKQQKAAENVRVPAERLDELMDRVGELVIAQSRLSQLAGVSGDLMLRAVSEDVERLSGELRDTMMVLRMVPVAQLFGRFRRLVHDLAIETGKAIELVTEGETTEVDKSVIERLADPLVHLVRNSCDHGLESADERRAAGKSPTGRIFLSARQQAGEVIITIKDDGRGINRERVRAKAESSGLIAANASLSDQDLLQLIFQPGFSTAQQVTNLSGRGVGMDVVKRTIDALRGTINVVSRPGEGSEISLAIPLTLAIIDGLLVRVGSGRYVIPLSAVEECLELSVEEDMRSRGRSFISLRDSLVPFIRLRDLFRTGTKPDPFQKVVVISTGAERVGLVVDQIIGDHQTVIKAMSKLHHDVVTFSGATILGDGGVALILDVAHLVAAGQQQEAHLRAAG
- a CDS encoding methyl-accepting chemotaxis protein; translated protein: MRFTIKLKLALIFGAILAAMVGMAVVAITNLSSLNSSITDIIQGPAANLRNSSDLSDTVYISIRAEKNAILNTDPSKISGYSQEIVTARQRIQELLSELDKEQAQGVKDRIAEFRASYPAWLLVQDQILVLARENTTESNARAGEISMGEGAKATDTLLAALGRLNQAIATDLSATDQATNAQYDQSRTLLLGIVAASIIFAAIAAIWISLNISRGLRRAVGLADAVAIGDLNQDVSHPSNDEIRDLVQSLQKMTSNLRETASVADQIAGGDLMVQPKALSDKDTLGIALGRMVERLRGVVDDALSASDNVSSGSQELSASSEQLSQGATEQASAAEQASAAMEEMAANIKQNAENAAQTEKIARQSSRDAESSGQAVNKAVGAMRTIAEKISIVQEIARQTDLLALNAAVEAARAGEHGKGFAVVASEVRKLAERSQAAAAEISALSGDTVQVATEAGEMLNRLVPDIQKTAELVSEISAACREQDVGASQINEAIQQLDRVTQQNASASEEMSATSEELAAQAEELQASIAFFRVERAKSAPRSHTGKAASSPSRQKAAGARPAASAPRAPQSNHVAAQQARVQGFALDLSMGGPDEDDAAFRQSA
- a CDS encoding chemotaxis protein CheW gives rise to the protein MSEALRKLPEHLWDGREELEVLTFEIAGEMFALEAVHVQEILDLLPETPVPGAKPFVGSVINFRGKVIPLADIRLAFGMEATTTTIDSRIIVLELDIDDEPTLTGIRTDKVHEVTTLEKSHGEPPPSVGMRWRPDFIDCLVRRHGEFIIIPNLKTIFSAQSERRERSDGPVDRTSR
- a CDS encoding chemotaxis protein CheW; amino-acid sequence: MSTASEAQFVTFSLGEEIFAVPVDVVREILDHEEPFKIPHGPDYLLGLRDVRGQGVPVIDLRLRLGMSRTEKTPHTRILVLDVPVEGRVLALGLVADRVYEVVPFQSGQIENAPDIGIRWRSDYIAGVVRRNGGFVVIIDLARLFSDSGAALAGFGPAQNVA
- a CDS encoding methyl-accepting chemotaxis protein gives rise to the protein MRLTIKTKLTATFALLLTLMLGMGGYSVYAVNDAGETLHDVIGGPVARQANGLGMVIDQMKIAEAQMALVEAKSTDEAARQIEISDASRKAFKDSAVWAAERAETEAGKKAYAELVVIADEIARIDDEIRALVQAGRQQEAVAVFEKKSEPLMSKVEATLSTRMATNKTQMVTAEEHAVATKQAATVTIAALLIVALVIGLIASYVILRGIRRGLGQIQAAASAIAIGDLDAKLAVTSNDEIKDVIETVNLMTENLRQTANVADRIAIGDVSVAIKVLSDKDTLGLSMQNMSRYLQQTAAIATAISEGNLTVDARRQSDADSLGIALEAMIERLRGVVGDALSAADNVSSGSQELSASSEQLSQGATEQASAAEQVSASMEEMAANIKQNAENASQTEKIARQSSRDAEGSGQAVNKAVGAMRTIAEKISIVQEIARQTDLLALNAAVEAARAGEHGKGFAVVASEVRKLAERSQAAAAEISALSGTTVQVATEAGEMLNRLVPDIQKTAELVSEISAACREQDVGASQINEAIQQLDRVTQQNASASEQMSATSEELAAQAEELQASIAFFRLERAGGSRTSSAAKSQSYKPVSQKSPSQRRPDATVSAQQARVKGFALDLSMGGPDDDDINFRESA